In Gossypium raimondii isolate GPD5lz chromosome 12, ASM2569854v1, whole genome shotgun sequence, a single window of DNA contains:
- the LOC105764995 gene encoding uncharacterized protein LOC105764995, which yields MGKKKSKEPVTVAGPDTVSSQSDIFKTIFGDITEPNAAASSLFSDDNPFKRKPEETVKNPEKVYSLDSDMVELKHRKRKEKEKAENLTLGSSEEATETQKSKKGRNSENLNLGSLDSNVESSGLDAKGKKRKRDEVEKEYEERKYGTVAVASDAEEEVVVGQKRKKPEDVGVVALVPKEGFDDDSKLMRTVFVGNLPIKAKKKVLLKEFSKFGEIESVRIRSVPLNDTKKPRKGAIMLKQINENADSVHAYIVFKTEQSAEASLANNMAVIAGNHIRVDRACPPRKKLKAENAPLYDSRRTVFVGNLPFDVKDEEIYQLFCGINNLGSSIEAVRVIRDPQFGVGKGIAYVLFKTREAANVVVKKRTLKLRDRELRLSHAKFDATSSKRKNQSSSGTDSTPAKKFAIDSRTPSTTGNKSNTKASLSYQGLRASKSGFEKKVSSRGTISPVKMKFKAQRMDKPKERLTKRPAVAARKAKAKVHKDGSVPKQTGVKRKLDSFSPASGSHKTKKGKMFR from the exons ATGGGAAAGAAGAAATCTAAAGAACCAGTAACGGTGGCCGGACCAGATACCGTTTCATCTCAATCTGATATCTTCAAAACCATCTTCGGTGACATTACTGAGCCAAATGCCGCtgcttcttctcttttttccgATGACAATCCATTCAAAAGAAAACCCGAAGAAACCGTCAAAAACCCTGAAAAAGTTTATTCATTGGATTCAGATATGGTGGAATTGAAGCATAGGAAGCGGAAGGAGAAAGAGAAAGCAGAAAATCTTACCTTGGGTTCTAGCGAAGAAGCTACAGAGACTCAGAAGTCAAAGAAAGGGAGGAACTCGGAAAACCTAAATTTGGGTTCTTTAGATAGCAATGTTGAAAGTTCAGGTCTTGATGCAAAAGGCAAGAAAAGGAAGAGGGATGAAGTGGAGAAAGAGTACGAGGAAAGAAAATATGGGACGGTGGCGGTGGCGTCCGATGCAGAGGAGGAGGTTGTCGTGGGGCAGAAGAGGAAGAAGCCAGAGGACGTTGGGGTAGTTGCTTTGGTTCCAAAAGAGGGGTTTGATGATGACAGTAAACTTATGAGGACTGTTTTTGTAGGAAATTTGCCTATTAAAGCGAAGAAGAAAGTCTTGTTGAAGGAGTTCAGTAAGTTTGGAGAGATTGAGTCTGTTAGAATTCGATCTGTTCCTCTAAATGAT ACTAAGAAGCCGAGAAAAGGAGCTATAATGTTAAAGCAAATTAATGAGAATGCTGATAG CGTTCATGCGTACATTGTTTTCAAAACTGAGCAATCTGCTGAGGCATCTTTGGCCAATAACATGGCTGTG ATTGCAGGGAATCACATTCGTGTTGATAGGGCGTGCCCGCCGAGGAAAAAGTTGAAAGCAGAGAATGCTCCTCTCTATGATAGCAGGAGGACTGTTTTTGTTGGTAATCTCCCATTTGACGTGAAG GATGAAGAAATTTATCAGCTTTTTTGTGGTATCAATAATCTGGGGTCTAGCATTGAAGCTGTTCGGGTTATTAGAGATCCTCAATTTGGTGTTGGCAAGGGTATTGCTTATGTCTTGTTCAAAACAAGG GAAGCGGCAAATGTGGTTGTTAAAAAGCGAACACTGAAGCTTAGGGATAGAGAGCTAAGGCTTTCTCATGCCAAATTTGATGCTACCTCATCTAAGAGAAAGAACCAATCATCTTCAGGGACAGATAGTACCCCGGCCAAGAAGTTTGCCATTGATTCAAGGACTCCCTCAACTACCGGcaacaaatcaaatacaaaagcTTCTTTGTCGTACCAGGGCTTGCGTGCTAGTAAATCAGGTTTTGAGAAGAAAGTTAGTTCAAGGGGGACTATTAGCCctgtaaaaatgaaatttaaagctCAAAGAATGGATAAGCCAAAAGAACGCTTGACCAAAAGACCAGCTGTTGCTGCTAGAAAGGCCAAGGCAAAAGTACACAAGGATGGTAGTGTGCCCAAACAAACAGGTGTAAAACGCAAGCTGGACAGCTTCAGTCCAGCGAGTGGCTCCCATAAGACGAAGAAGGGCAAAATGTTTAGGTAG
- the LOC105764993 gene encoding ABC transporter B family member 2, with the protein MTPDGSFNQDIDEDDTKKKEGKKKKDPKVPLLKLFSFADIYDYVLMGLGSIGACVHGASVPVFFIFFGKLINVAGMAYLFPKEASHKVAKYSLDFVYLSVAILFSSWIEVACWMHTGERQAAKMRMAYLKSMLNQDISLFDTEASTGQVISAITSDIILVQDALSEKVGNFMHYISRFIVGFCIGFARVWQISLVTLSIVPLIAIAGGLYAYVATGLIARVRNSYVKAGEIAEEVIGNVRTVQAFAGEERAVKSYKEALMNTYKYGRRAGLAKGLGLGSMHCVLFVSWALLVWFTSIVVHKNIADGGDSFTTMLNVVISGLSLGLAAPDISAFIRARVAAYPIFEMIERNTVSKTSSKTGHKLGKVEGHIEFKDVSFNYPSRPDVVIFNRFSLNIPAGKIVALVGGSGSGKSTVISLIERFYEPLAGEVLLDGNNVRDLDLKWLRQQIGLVNQEPALFATTIRENILYGKYDATLGEITRAAKLSGAITFINNLPDRFETQVGERGIQLSGGQKQRIAISRAIVKNPSILLLDEATSALDAESEKSVQEALDRVMVGRTTVVVAHRLSTIRNADVIAVVQSGKIVETGSHDELISNPNSAYSSLVQLQETASLQRYPSQSPAMSTPRSLSYSRELSRTRTSFGASFRSDKDSVFSRLGAEGIGTGKPVSPRRLYSMIGPDWYYGVFGTIAALIAGAQMPLFALGVSQALVAYYMDWETTCNEVKKIATLFCCAAVITVIVHAIEHLCFGIMGERLTLRVREVMFSAILRNEIGWFDDPNNASSMLASHLESDATFLKGVVVDRTSILIQNLGLVVAAFIIAFILSWRITLVILATFPLIISGHISEKLFMQGFGGDLSKAYLKANMLAGEAVSNIRTVAAFCAEEKIFDLYSRELVEPSKRSFNRGQIAGIFYGTSQFFIFSSYGLALWYGSVLMGKELASFKSVMKSFMVLIITALAMGETLALIPDLLKGNQMVASVFEIMDRKTQVVGDVGEEVTNVEGTIELRGVHFSYPSRPDVVIFKDFDLKVRSGKSMALVGQSGSGKSSVLVLILRFYDPTAGKVMIDGRDIRKLKLKSLRKHIGLVQQEPALFATSIYENILYGKEGASESEIIEAAKLANAHGFISSLPEGYSTKVGERGVQLSGGQKQRIAIARAVLKNPEILLLDEATSALDVESERVVQQALDRLMRNRTTVMVAHRLSTIKNADQISVIQGGRIIDKGSHSSLIENKEGPYFKLINLQQQQHSS; encoded by the exons ATGACACCTGATGGTTCATTTAACCAAGATATTGACGAGGATGAcacaaagaagaaagaaggaaagaagaagaaggatcCTAAAGTTCCATTATTGAAGTTGTTTTCATTTGCAGACATTTACGACTATGTGCTAATGGGTTTGGGTTCCATTGGTGCATGCGTGCATGGTGCATCGGTTCCtgttttcttcatcttcttcggGAAATTGATAAACGTTGCTGGAATGGCTTATCTCTTCCCTAAAGAAGCTTCTCACAAAGTTGCAAAG TACTCATTGGATTTTGTATATCTCAGCGTGgctattttattttcctcatGGATAG agGTGGCTTGTTGGATGCATACTGGAGAGCGACAGGCAGCAAAAATGAGGATGGCATATCTCAAGTCTATGCTAAATCAAGACATAAGCTTATTTGATACTGAAGCTTCAACAGGACAAGTCATTTCCGCCATTACAAGTGACATTATTCTTGTTCAAGATGCTCTTTCTGAGAAG GTGGGGAATTTCATGCATTACATAAGCAGGTTTATAGTAGGTTTCTGCATTGGATTTGCGAGAGTATGGCAAATCAGTTTGGTAACACTATCAATTGTCCCCTTGATTGCCATTGCCGGTGGGCTTTATGCTTACGTAGCCACGGGGCTTATTGCTAGAGTTCGAAACTCCTATGTCAAGGCCGGTGAAATTGCGGAAGAG GTGATCGGGAATGTTAGAACAGTCCAAGCATTTGCAGGGGAAGAAAGGGCAGTGAAATCATATAAAGAAGCATTGATGAACACATACAAGTATGGCAGAAGAGCTGGCTTAGCCAAGGGCCTCGGACTGGGCTCTATGCATTGCGTGCTTTTCGTTTCCTGGGCGTTGCTCGTTTGGTTCACCAGTATAGTTGTTCACAAAAACATTGCCGATGGTGGGGATTCTTTCACTACCATGCTTAATGTTGTCATCTCCGGCCT GTCACTAGGACTGGCAGCACCCGACATCTCAGCGTTTATTCGAGCAAGGGTGGCTGCGTATCCGATATTTGAGATGATAGAGAGGAATACAGTTAGCAAAACCAGCTCCAAAACAGGCCACAAACTAGGCAAAGTGGAGGGTCACATTGAATTCAAGGACGTGTCATTCAATTACCCGTCTCGCCCAGATGTAGTAATCTTCAATAGGTTCAGCCTCAACATACCTGCTGGCAAGATTGTAGCTCTTGTGGGAGGAAGTGGCTCTGGGAAGAGCACGGTCATATCATTGATTGAAAGATTTTATGAGCCCCTTGCAGGGGAAGTTTTGTTGGATGGGAATAATGTTAGGGACCTTGATCTCAAATGGCTTAGACAACAAATTGGTTTGGTTAATCAGGAGCCAGCACTTTTCGCAACAACGATTAGGGAGAATATCCTTTACGGGAAATATGATGCTACTCTCGGAGAGATAACACGTGCTGCGAAACTTTCAGGGGCCATTACGTTTATTAATAATCTCCCTGATAGATTTGAGACTCAG GTTGGTGAAAGAGGAATACAACTATCAGGTGGACAGAAGCAAAGAATTGCGATATCTCGAGCAATAGTGAAGAATCCATCTATCCTTTTACTTGATGAAGCAACCAGTGCACTTGATGCGGAATCTGAGAAGAGTGTGCAGGAGGCACTTGACCGTGTGATGGTGGGACGAACCACAGTCGTCGTGGCTCATCGACTTTCTACTATTAGGAATGCAGACGTGATAGCTGTTGTTCAAAGTGGGAAGATAGTAGAAACTGGCAGCCATGATGAGCTCATTTCAAATCCTAACAGTGCCTACTCTTCACTCGTTCAGCTTCAAGAGACAGCATCACTTCAACGATACCCCTCGCAGAGTCCTGCAATGAGTACACCACGCAG CTTGAGTTATTCACGAGAATTATCCCGAACAAGGACAAGTTTTGGTGCAAGTTTTCGTTCCGACAAGGATTCCGTATTTAGCCGTTTAGGTGCCGAAGGAATAGGTACAGGGAAGCCTGTTTCACCAAGAAGACTATATTCTATGATAGGACCTGACTGGTATTATGGGGTCTTTGGAACCATTGCTGCATTAATTGCTGGAGCTCAGATGCCTCTCTTTGCTCTAGGGGTTTCTCAAGCTCTTGTAGCCTATTACATGGACTGGGAAACAACATGCAATGAAGTGAAGAAGATTGCCACCCTATTTTGCTGTGCTGCAGTTATAACTGTCATTGTTCATGCAATTGAGCACCTATGTTTCGGTATTATGGGAGAGCGACTCACTCTCCGTGTGCGTGAAGTGATGTTTTCTG CCATTTTGAGGAACGAAATTGGATGGTTTGATGACCCAAACAACGCAAGTTCCATGCTAGCATCGCATCTAGAGAGTGATGCAACATTTCTAAAAGGTGTAGTTGTCGATCGGACATCAATTCTCATCCAGAATCTAGGCTTGGTCGTTGCTGCCTTCATTATTGCATTCATCTTAAGCTGGAGAATCACACTTGTTATCTTGGCCACTTTCCCATTGATCATAAGTGGTCACATTAGCGAG AAACTATTCATGCAAGGCTTTGGAGGTGACTTGAGCAAAGCATATCTAAAAGCAAACATGCTCGCTGGTGAGGCTGTCAGCAATATTAGAACTGTTGCTGCATTTTGTGCTGAGGAGAAGATCTTTGATCTTTATTCCCGTGAGCTGGTAGAGCCTTCAAAGCGTTCGTTCAACCGTGGTCAAATTGCAGGGATATTCTACGGCACTTCCCAGTTCTTCATCTTCTCATCTTATGGCCTTGCCTTATG GTATGGTTCTGTTTTAATGGGGAAGGAGCTAGCCAGCTTTAAATCCGTCATGAAATCATTTATGGTTTTGATTATAACGGCATTAGCCATGGGAGAAACTCTGGCATTGATTCCAGACCTTTTAAAAGGGAACCAAATGGTGGCATCTGTGTTCGAGATTATGGACCGAAAGACTCAAGTTGTTGGGGATGTTGGAGAAGAAGTAACAAATGTGGAAGGTACAATTGAGCTCAGGGGTGTCCACTTTAGTTATCCATCAAGGCCAGACGTAGTCATTTTCAAGGACTTTGATCTAAAAGTGCGTTCAGGCAAGAGTATGGCACTGGTGGGGCAAAGCGGATCCGGTAAAAGTTCGGTTCTTGTTCTTATACTTCGATTTTATGATCCAACAGCTGGGAAAGTGATGATTGATG GCAGAGATATCAGGAAACTGAAGCTGAAATCCCTTCGGAAACACATTGGTCTAGTGCAACAAGAACCAGCTCTTTTTGCCACATCCATTTATGAAAACATCCTTTATGGCAAAGAAGGAGCTTCAGAATCAGAAATAATAGAAGCAGCAAAGCTTGCCAATGCCCATGGTTTCATAAGTTCCCTCCCTGAGGGTTACTCAACAAAAGTTGGGGAACGAGGAGTGCAACTCTCGGGTGGTCAGAAACAGAGAATAGCCATTGCTCGAGCTGTTCTGAAGAACCCAGAAATCTTGCTGCTTGATGAAGCCACCAGTGCTCTAGACGTGGAGTCAGAGCGTGTGGTGCAACAAGCTCTCGACAGGTTAATGAGGAACCGAACAACAGTTATGGTGGCACATAGGCTGTCAACTATTAAAAATGCAGATCAAATCTCGGTTATACAAGGAGGAAGAATAATAGATAAAGGGAGTCATTCTAGTCTCATAGAAAACAAAGAGGGGCCGTATTTTAAGTTAATCAACCTTCAGCAGCAACAGCATAGCAGCTAG